The genomic segment ACCTTTCTGGTTCATCCGATTGTATTAGGTGAAAGACAATTTATGGCAGTCAAGCAAGTTTAGCTTGTTCTGAGATTTTTACTGATTTACTGGAATCCTTAGCATTTGGGTTCTCAGTTTCTAAATCCTTCCCCACGTGTAGGTGAAAGGCAGGCTGTATGGCACTTCTGTATGTAAATAGCTAGTTTACTTTTTCAACCAAGGGATCATAATCGTCAGccaaccaatttttttttttttttaaagctcccAACTTACCGATGGGCAAGTGCCTTTCAGAATGTAACGTCAATCCCAGTGACAAACCAACCTATAGCATAGGACTAGGGCcctagtgacatacagagacttcactaccaccattacccaAATATTGCAAATATGTCACTCAAATATACATGGGCCTAAACATGGCCATCAATAACCTGATGACTTTGAAAATGGGCCACGACAGGCAGAACAAGGTGGTTTACATATTCCATAAAATCAGTCTACATGTAGGCAGGCTTAGTCTCTGTGCTAGTCTTTCCCACCACACAACAGACATACTAGAACATGTTGGGGCAACTAATTGGTCTTAAAACCAGATGACTGAACACGCATAAAAACTCAGTTCAACAAACACTGATGTGTCACATAGTAAATGGTTACCAGTAGGCTGATCGCCAACTAAGAAAAATAAGTGGTAGCCTGTTTACTACCATCATTACAAAAGTTTTGTTTTATTCAATTTAGAGGCTGAATCCTAAACATTCTGAACACAGTAGCCAAGACATATGCTACTTGTGTTGATAGCACTGAATATAACCAGAGTGCAAGTGTAGCAAGTTGAGGTTGTTGTTGGGTAAACAACCCCACCATGCAGTTATAAACATACATGAGGTATGGAAGCAGTGTTGAAGAAACAAAGCCTGAACTTTATCAACTCATCTGGAACAGATCTGGCATGCTCTTCACAACAAACACCTTCATTCAACAATTCATTTTAGATTCTGGAAACATGGTGAGTAggtgaaatgtattttattttcttcACGATTTGCCCGCAATAATCTTCACAGTAACTACAATTGTAGTACAAGGAGTCAATGTCGTAGACTACCATTAAACATATGAGAAGGACTTCTGACCTAATAGAAGTGTTGCAGGAAGCCTACCTTCGGCAAGGTAGCTGGACAGATTTCTGCAACGACAATAATTCCTGCTCAATTAAGCAATATTAAACAATAAAAGCTCCAAAAACACCCAAGTATCTCATTTTAGAACTGCAACGCTCTCAGTAGTGATCCAGGTCTTTCGATGTTGTACATATTTAAATTGTGTGATTCCAAACTTCAACCGCAACGTTATATACCATTTTGGGCGACTCATGCCATACTTTTCCGAGTGCTCATGCTACACAGAGAAGTATCACAAGTGGATAGGGGAAATCACTCAAATGGCACAAAATGGAATATAACATTGCAGATATCGCTCGGAATGACAATTTCATACATCTacaagacctgcatcactatactgagagcattGCGGTTTCTAGAAGGATGTATATTTAGGTGTTTTTGTGCATGTTTTATCCACACCTTGGCACTGCAGAACAAGCAAAATTTAAGTAAAATTGCAAAAAAGTGTGTGGACTCTGCTATAACATGCAATTTACATccaaaatacagattttttttacgTCAAAATGCAAAGTTAAGTTCtcctttaaagggatacttctagattttggcaatgaggaaAGTGCAGTTTGAAGTTGCTAACTACCAGACATAAAAATGTTATCCACTAGGTCAGCTGACTCTGGGAAAGTAGagaaagggcttcattgccagaATGCCGAAGTTTTCTGTTAAAGGGATTGATCAGCCGGAATCAAACTTAAGACAGTACACGCAAATACACCGTAGGTGGAAAACAAAAAAGGCTAGCACGAAGAGCATGCCAAATTGAACGTAGTCTCTTTCCCAGCTAAGTGTTTAGTAAGCTATAAGCCTGGCAAGGGTAACTTGAACCTAGGACTAAATGCCATCGGTAACCATGACATTTAAAAACCAAGTCTAGCAATGTTGCAGACTGAAAATGTAGGGACAACTATAGCCCCAAAGCTAGTTCTCTATTGAAGCAAACCTATGTCCCATGTTCCAAATGTACATAATGTAAACTTACTGTACCCATTGTCAGCTGATTCCTGCCtgtatccacaggaaagtattattAAACCAACCTCAAAACgcaggtgtctgtgtgtggctaTTATGACTTGTCACCTAAGGCACCTTACGTGCACAAGACAGAAGTAGCCTTCAAGTATGCATACTAACTGAAGTCTTGCAGGTATTCACATGGTTTTGCACATGTGCCAGGTGATAGAAAACTCAATGGCAGTAACGGCAAGCTAAACAGTTGGGTAAGTAATTCTATTGCTATGGCTATTTTCTCAAATTTTGACCCGAAAACAGACAAACCGCACAGACAACCGGCAGAGTTAGTACAAATGTGATTTTGTTCAACAATCTGATTTGTAAGTAAACTTCAAGTGTTTGCAGTGCTTTATTTCAGATTAGAAACCATGTGgttagagccctgaatgctgaatggctgaaagctgtggtatatcagaccatataccacaggtatgacaaaaacattttttttttttttacagttctcagtacattggtaaccagtttataatagcaataaggcatctcgGGGGTTTGCGGTATACGGCCAATATGCCACGGCCAAAGGCTGTATGCAGGCACGCCACGTtgcgcataagaacagcccttagccctggtatattggccatataccacaccccctaggACTTATTGCTTAAGTGTATACCAGAAAGCTGGTATCACAGTCTGATTTATTATGCATGGACAGCAGTTGGCAAGATATGAAAGTAGAAACCATAAGGAAATGTCACAATAGATGGTTGGGACACTAATGCACAATAAAGGCTATGCCACCGCAGTGTTCAGACTGGTCCTGCATACCCAAGCCAAAGGTCTGGCCTGCACCTCGGTCTACACACCATGGGTTCCGAGGACAATaatttaataacactgctaggtCTATATATCAGAATGAGTCAACAAGAGTCCAAAAGTTACACGTTGTTGCATGCTATAAACTAGATTTTATACGAGAATCCTTTCCAGACATTCCCACAGATACAACATGCACATGAATGAACTGTCCAGACAGTTTCTGTTCCACTGAACTCTTGACCGATTCACCAGTGCTTGGTGCAACACCAAAGTCGAGGTTCTTCACTGATCGAAAGAGCAAACAAACCAATCTCAATCAATGTTCTCACGTTTGACGTCCATTCGGTGTATTATTTGTCAGTCAGAAGATAACGAATATGTACATCACTAGTTTTTACTGGAGTCCAAAAGGGCATTGTCGAGGATAATTCTAAATGGCTAGCTATGTGGAAATGTCACCATCATTTGGGGGAGTTGTCGGTTGCAGTGTCCACTTTTGCTCGGTGCTTAGTATGCAGCCAGCTAACTTCCATGAGAAAGGGCTACATTAGATGGCATAGCTAACTCGCTAGCTAGCCAACCAACTGTTAACTAGCTAGCAGCTCTGGACCTGCATGTAAAAACATAGTATGATGGATGGATATTGGCCAACTACCACGGGATAAGCAACATAAACAACTCCCAAATGGTCTATTTTTCTACAAGACttgtaatgcaaaaaaaaaaaacttacctTACGGTCTCAAGTCTACAGTAGAATGCGTGAATCACTGAGGCTTTAAAGTCTCCCAGCTAACGTTCAGTGGCTATCGGACACTAGCATGGGTGTTGGTGTGGCGCTTTTGACTGTCGCTGGCAGTTCGCTCTTCTCTTCAATCAGCGTAAATTGATCTAGCTGGGTACTGTGATCTACCTCAATGCATGTGGCTTTTATGATTTTTCTGTGCACCCTAGCTAACTGTCCCCCTTGATGGCTGAAAAAAAGTCTGGTGTTAGAATGACTAGCTAGCTGTCTATTGAGATAAGACATTTAAACCCATTCAGACGACTCGCCCACCCCTTGGCTACCTGCTATTGGTTAGCTTGTTCCTTACGTCAATTTAGTTTCAAGGGGTGTATTCTTTCCGCTGATTCTGTTGTAAAACGTTTCGCAAACGAAACGAAACAGGGAgagacctacctgaatttgtccaacagaAATTCTCCTTTAAATTTCAAAACGAAACGTTTTTCAACTGTTTGAACTAAGGATTACACCCCTGGCTAATGTTTGGAATTAATGTGTGCTATTCGTAATACCCAACGtcaatcaatacacacacacacacacacgcacctgttCAGCTATTGGTTGACGGGGTAGAGGAATCGTGCAAGGAGTTTATCATGAAACAGCCAGCTAATACTACACAGCACCGTGAAACACAAATGGTGAAATTTTTACAGTAATTATAACATTGCACTGTTATTCAttctacattaaaaaaatatgtacagtgcattcagaaagtactcaaaagccttcacattttgttacattacagccgtattcGAAAATGGATTAATGAGTATTTTCCCcccatcaatcttcacacaataccccataatcaaagttttttatttttatttttgcaaatatcatagttacataagcattcagactctttactcagtactttgttaaagcaccctTTGTGGCGATTACAGCCttaggtcttcttgggtatgaagctacaagcttggcacgcctgatttggggagtttattccattcttctctgcagatcttctcaatctgtcaggttggatggtgagagCTGCTgcccattttcaggtctctccagagatgtttgatcgggttcaagtccgggctctggctgggccactcaaggatatcaaggatattcagagacttgtcccatagCAACTTCTGCATTGActtcgctgtgtgcttagggtcgttgtcctgctggaaggtaaaccttcgcccgtCTGAGTTTCTGagcgctctgtagcaggttttcatcaaagatcactctgtactttgctccattcagctttcccctcgatcctggctagtctcccagttcctgccactttaaaacatccccacagcatgatgctgccaccaccatgcttcaccgtaggactGGTGCCAGTTCTCcaccagaagtgacgcttggcattcaggccgaagagttcaatcttagtttcatcagaccagagaatcttgtttctcatggtcctaagagtatttaggtgccttttggcaaactccaagcaggtggtcatgtgcattttactgaggagtggcttccgtctggccactctaacataaaggcttgattgtggagtgctgcagagatgtttgtccatCTAGAAGGtgctaccatctccacagagagctctgtaagtgaccatcaggttcttggcccttctcccctgataactcagtttggccaggcgtccagctctaggaagggtcttggtggcgCCAGCATTattccaattaagaatgatggaggccactgtgttcttggggaccttccatgctgcagacattttttggtgcccttccccagatctatccctcgacacaatcctgtctcagagctcgaaggacaattccttcaaccacatggcttggattttggctaccatgcacggtcaactgtgggaccttatatagacaagtgtgtgcctttccaaatcatgtccaatcaatttaatttaccacaagtggactccaatcaagttgtagaaacatcaaggatgatcaatggaaacaggatgcacctgagctcaatttcgagtcattatggggtattgtgtttagattgagggggaaaaaatgtaatcaatattaaaacaaggctgtaacataacaaaatgtggaaaaagccaaagggtctgaatacattccaaatgcactgtatagttcTGGTATTCATTATGCATTGAAGAGATCCTTAGGATTTGTAAAGTCTCTAGTTACCAGGTTAGCATACTGTGTGTCCTCCGCCCCTAGCCAATACACATACATAATTGATTTTCAACTAGGTAcagaacataaacacaacatgcactACTATTGCACAGCATTACCAACTAAAGATATTTTGCAAATGTGCAACTAAATGTTGCGATATTAAAACTTGACAGAATAGAGATACAAGGTCAAATACTGTCTGTCCATATTCTTGATAGAATTGTCAAACACTTGCTTTCATTGCACAGTAcgagtatacagtgcatttggaaagcattgccaccgcttgactttttccacattgttacgttacagtcttattctaaactGGTTGAAATGGGGTTTATccccccttcatcaatctacaaataCCCAACAACTGCAAAGCAAAAATgttatcacaaaagtgagtacacccctcacatttttgtaaatatttgagtatatcttttcatgtgacaatactgaagaaattacactttgctacaatgtaaagtagtgagtgtacagcttgtataacagtgtaaatttgctgtcccctcaaaataactcaacacacagctattaatgtctaaaccgctggcaacaaaagtgagcacacacctaagtgaaaatgtccaaattgggcccaattagccattttccctccccgggggtcatgtgactcgttagtgttacaaggtctcaggtgtgaatggggagtaGGTGtggtgttaaatttggtgtcatcgctctcacactccctcacactgactggtcactggaagttcaacatagcaattcatggcaaagaactctctaaGGACCTGAAAAAAAGAAGTGTTgttctacataaagatggcctgggctatatgAACAAttacaattccttcaacctcatggcttggttttgctctgacatgtactgtcaactgtgggtccttatatagacaggtgtgacattccaaatcatgtccaataaattgaatttaccacaggtggactccaatcaagttgtatgaAACACCTCaaatatgatcaatggaaacaggatgcacctgagctcaatttcaagtcacatagcaaagggtctgaatacttatgtaacaaACACATCTGAAAaacttttttctttgtcattatggggtagtgtagattcatgaggaaaaacatttaacacattttagaataaggctgtaacgtaacaatgtcaaaaggtctgaatactttctaaatgcactgtaaatgaaaGGCAGGAATCTTggtatagaaacactggtcaaagAGTTTAAATAGCAATGGAATGCAtaatctctcattctcctccaaACAACTCACAACTTTAAAGGGCAGGGGAAAGAACATGACAACAGGCAAAgtcttccattttttttaaacaaagatCATTAACAGAGAACATTTATGGACAGTAAAAAAGTAAACTTAGGAATGGGAGGGGGAAACTAAAATATGGATAACATGAAAAGGTTGTTGAGTTAAATATGCAATATGGCATGACCAGATAGGTAGGACAGCGACAACACAGACCATGACTTCAATCACATACACAAGTTCAGTACAAAACCACAATCAGCAGACTCAACATGTATTCACCCTTCCACAGATAACATTTTCAAAAATAGTAGACGGGGAAATGTATTTTCTTGTACAGGGTTCCTTTAAAACCACAATTACAAGGCGAGTGGCATTTGCTTGGGGAATGAATATCCTAATAGTACATAGTTGTTCAGAGCAGGTTTGAAGTTAATTGCCACTTATGTCataaccattaaaaaaaaatggaataactTACATCTTTACGCATAAGTGAAATGTACATGAAAACATTACTTGATTGGTAAAATAGCATAAATCATTTCAAACGAGACTGTAGTGGTGCTGAACAGAAAGACCAGGGGCTTTCATTAGGGAAATCAATTAACATTAATTAACCAAAACACAAGATGTTCTGTTCGCAGTTTaatcaaaaacattttgcaacagactCAGCATAATGAACACACCCCTGCTCTAGCATAAGAACATTTTCGAAATGTTTAATGTCAGGACATAATGGAGATATGCATACAGCACTGCACAGGGGAGTCCTTGGACAACCATGTCTGCTATACTCAAACATACATACCAAAAGAATTCACCAAAACATGCGCATTAACACATGGAAGTACATTAGTCTATTTTATTGTTAAAATCCTGTCACCTCCCATCATGTTAATCTTTTGCACTTCTAAAAGTTAGCAAATATCTACAACCGTAAATGGCATGAGAATAGACCATGTAAAACAAAAACCAATGCAAGCAGTGTAGCACAAAAATATTCCCAAAGTAACACAGCATGCATTTCTCTTCCTGTATATATTTTAGCTTGAAATTGTTCACGTTTGTTTCGACAATTTTAGTATATGTTTATGTAAATATTTTActtgagagaaaagagaaaatgtCAAAGAAAAGAGCATAAGAGAGGAACAATGAAAGAAAACAGATTTTGCAGATGAGCCTGAATCAAGCGAAATGGACAAAGGGGGAAAGCAACCAAATGCAAAGCAAAAATAAATAAGAGGACAGTCAAGTGTTGACAGTGAGTGTGTTGTCCACTGTTTGGTCTGGTGGTGAAGGGTTCTTTTGGGTTTACGGTATTATTTTGCCGTCATCATCTGCACAAATTCTGAAAGACAAGATTGGAACCAACatttggaggcaggcaggcatacATTGCATTGGCAAATGGTTCTCCATTCTTCACATTCTATAAGATACCACTTGTGTCTTAGCTGACAAGTGATCGACACACGGCACAAGAGGAACCCAAAGAACAGCTGAACCTAAATGTGGCCTAATGTGCCTCCAAAATATCAAGCACGGAAGAAATGCAATACCCAACAGGAATTGAGCCTGACCATATTCGAGACAGCGATTTAAAGCTTATTTTATTACAAATATTTGGGAGCCATCTCCACAACCACGAGTTAACGGAATCGAGACTGCAAATTGATGTGCAAGTTTTTGAAGGGGCTGTTCATTAGTATCACAAATAATTGTGGTATAATGCCATGTTTAATTTTTCATCAGAGCTGTATTCTGTTATCCATGCCTCAAGTGGTGGTTGAGAGCAAGGCTGTGTACACTTCGATATCTTGATGTGAagatcaaatgtatttctgcagctGCGTGCCATTCATTACATTCTTCAATGTTTTAccttttcatgagcatggcccgACAGTTTGCTCCATCTGTGCACACACTTCATAATATGGAGCCATTTTCCAAACATTTAATTATTGCAATATAATTTGCAGTGACATTTGTCAATTGTTGCCTTTTAAAACCATTAAACAGATGGTTAACAGACACAAAATGGACACAAGTAGCAGAGAACACCTGTCTAACAGAAGGATTACCAACACTGATATGATCAAAGGGGATGTGGTAGTCAAAAATAAAATGTTCCTTTTTACAGTAACAATTGACTCAGCCACTTCATCTTGCCCAAACAGAGGAATGAGAACTACATTGTCTAACTGCAGCACTAATACCTAAAACAACCTGCTTTATATATTGCTATGACGACAAAACAAAGCAAGCGAGAATGCATGTTGTTGAATGGATTAAATTGGGTGACAGCATTTGTTTTGTACTTTCTTGGCTTGTGAATGGGCAATTAAATAATTGTCTGACTAATATACAATGTTGTTCAGGTTAATGTAAATGTAAAACTAGATAGAGAAGACGGGAAAACTGACCTTCGTAGttcacctgtccatctccatcGATATCAGCCTCCCGGATCATCTCATCCACCTCCTCGTCTGTCAGTTTCTCACCAAGGTTTGTCATAACGTGACGCAGCTCTGCAGCACTGATATAGCCATTACCGTCCTGCAACAAGAAATCAATTCATTTTTTGGGTTTGAATTTAGTGTTAACATGCAGATCTTATTACTGGCCAATTTCTGAATATTAAATGTCAAATAATTATGAATTTTGAAACTGTGGAAAGGTTTGAGACAGAGCTATTGGGAGTGATGAAACCCATTGGTTAGTATTTGCACTACTATGACTTGCCACGTTAAGATAATCGAAAAGTTTTCCATTCCTCAGTTTAGCTGACCTTGTCGAAGACTCTGAAAGCTTCTCTGATTTCCTCCTCACTGTCAGTGTCCTTCATCTTCCTCGCCATCATGGTCAGGAACTCAGGGAAGTCAATGGTTCCATTTCCTGTGGATGACAGAAAAATGCTGACACAGGAacaagttttattttatttttttacaatataATAGGTCTTTCATCCCAATCAGATACTGCATCAGGACATTATCAACACCCTAAtctgagggggagagatggagagcatttgtaaGTCTCTCACCATCAGCATCCACCTCATTTATCATGTCCTGCAGCTCGGCCTCTGTGGGGTTCTGTCCCAGCGAGCGCATCACTGTGCCCAGCTCTTTGGTGGTGATGGTGCCATCTCCATCTTTATCAAACAGCGAGAAGGCTTCTTTGAACtctgaatttaaaaaatgtagaagGTCACTCTCCACATCCATAATGCTGACTAAAGCATCTAAACTCCTTGGTAATGTTTGAGCAAATACAGCCACTTTACCAGCAATTTGTTCCTCTGTCAGTTGATCTGCCTGAAAGCAATAAACAATATCATTAATGACACCTTTTGATTTTGGATTCCCCTTTTTTGCACTTAAGTCGTCTATACGTCCATCTTCAGTTGCAACATCgcattattagctagctagcgtgcTAGCAAGTGATGTTCTGTCTAGCACCATATTTGCCCCAATGTTTGATCAGGCTGCCGCACAGTGGCCTAGAAAGCAACACATTAGATCAGGGGATATCCCACTGGAACTGAAATTAGCCAGAACAATATATAGTAACGTTGCTTCACCAAGTTCGGAAGACATTGAAGAAGCTAACGTTAGTTTACAACACTTTGAGGAACCCAACTGTTAAATAGACAATGCTAACCGACAAATTCCAGATGTTACGTTCATGTCTAGAAGCAATCCAGCTTTAATAAAATTAAcgttaaaaaaataattttagcTAACCTTAATCTAATTACCCTAACCTGTTACTTTAATTTACCGAACCTCCTGCATAAATGATCCTAGTTTGTTACGAAAAGTCACAATGGACGTTTATCTAGCTTACTTCAAATAATTTCTAGCCATGACCAGCTCTCAGttccagctagctaacgttagctacctggCTAGCCAAAATAGTTAACAATACA from the Oncorhynchus tshawytscha isolate Ot180627B linkage group LG33, Otsh_v2.0, whole genome shotgun sequence genome contains:
- the LOC112231342 gene encoding calmodulin-1 isoform X2, with amino-acid sequence MRSLGQNPTEAELQDMINEVDADGNGTIDFPEFLTMMARKMKDTDSEEEIREAFRVFDKDGNGYISAAELRHVMTNLGEKLTDEEVDEMIREADIDGDGQVNYEEFVQMMTAK
- the LOC112231342 gene encoding calmodulin-1 isoform X1, with translation MADQLTEEQIAEFKEAFSLFDKDGDGTITTKELGTVMRSLGQNPTEAELQDMINEVDADGNGTIDFPEFLTMMARKMKDTDSEEEIREAFRVFDKDGNGYISAAELRHVMTNLGEKLTDEEVDEMIREADIDGDGQVNYEEFVQMMTAK